In the genome of Malania oleifera isolate guangnan ecotype guangnan chromosome 5, ASM2987363v1, whole genome shotgun sequence, the window GAAgtatgcttatgaaaatgcagtatattctgccatgttttgatatatatatgttttccaagATTTGACAAACAATAccgaatatgttatgtatgatatgtttataacacgaaatactcatgttgccacacactagtattagtttttttctcttactgagaggtgtctcacccctaaattttataaacttttcaggaaccctagataggagagcgggaaaagtcccACTGAATTAGAGCTGTTGTCtacccttttgaagggtaagttttgtaaggACAATTGTatttttgtgggaagtgtccctagattttgtttgttttgggatctatatactgaaatacagtggatatagtggctctggtatttgtagtaatgagatggatgttttCTTACTTGTAATATTGTAATTATATGTTTCCTACTGTTTACGCTTCTGTGTTGTGTTCTGATttatctctggtacccacgggtctagatatattatgatctgttgagctgGGAATCGtgatattgatttaaaaaaaaaatggaaattaagcaggtcgtcatatgagtggagaaccctgcgggtataggaccCATCTCAATAGGGGGATtctagcagaaatcaggtaagggaaatatgctatgctaggttgtTCTAAAATaatttccagtatgaaatgtatatttttaccagattattattcacagcaggactttttacagtttattaattatgaatattatgtattaaattattgtgtggcatagtacagaagcatgttttacagtattttcaggatatgttttacagaatatacagccagtggatatgttttatagtaattatagaataccctgattatattttcagtaccatgattatacagtttccaatACCATGACTTACATATTATAGTTtagttcagaaatatagttgACATAGTTagagtttatttcattgtcatggttaatacagttatttcagaatcatggtaaatcacatagttatatatagagatgtattatatagtatcagaccctgttggaccatacagttatagagcacggtaccgtagttacatatattttagttcagagtgcaaccacctatttagataatacatggtagtaggtcgatcgtgcccagacgtggacaagctccccattagatatgggttgaggagtggccgatcagactgagggagtatagtggtttaccctagtcggccagccagggtagatcctgcctacgggttgcataaccctgtcatgaggggttaaatcatgacacacagttatccacagggaagttttcagttattattatgtatatacagatttataatGATagagaacatacttatgtacattagaagtattttaaatagtaccctaaaatactgatatattaagcaacatgaaaatggtggtggtttctattacttgtattgtatttacagatctagttatacatgattttatagaacaagattttcataatattataactcatttgccacacactagtaataatatatttcGTCTTATTTAGCGTTGGCTCaccccaattactttaacatttttcaagtgatttaggtaggcgagcagatcaggctcgcagatagaggggcctcagtattgtcctgatattagagtgagtatttttgggagtattgtTGTATAGCCCTAGTAagttgaggatatttctagggaacagttatatatgtatattttgggaaacaatttagcactctggtattgtatgtaattatatatggttatgtttatttgatttccgcttctcgctgcttaggtaaATGGTTGGGTCTAATCCAGTAtgatatcagagcatgttaaatgtcatagtataaaaaaaaaaccccatttaAATACCTGGTCGTTAcagttgtcatgtattacccccacatgactgggttgtgtggcccgaaggcgggacctgacaatggttggttgaccactgccaagtcaaaagtatagtctgtaagtccgatgggtctgccagacctggtccgtacaccaggggtgctcaaacttcttaaaaccacatacattatccatcctcacgctattCCGTAAagcagcattaacacaatatcgtgatgatcatgaacatatagcaatggtaccgtgcaagctctaacctaaaccaagccaaccaggttctaataacgtataatatataatcaaactgtgatacatggatatttcatactataatTTCCAAATTAATATCATTGCaccattttgcatatatatatatatatatatatatatatatatatatatatatatatatgtatcatgaaaatcatttgcCTGTacaccggcatttcatattttaccatagttcggcctgtacgccggaaaatcatatccatagcatggccggtacgccggaaaatcatatccatagcacggcccgtacgccggaaaatcatatccatagcacggtttgtatgctagcaaatcatatctatatctttatcatattcccagaaaacagtatttcattataaattctactcaagccacacgaaataggtttcatacatatttaaacatatcatcttttacagcagtatttcccaaatataaagcatatataaatatatttattttcctaaaattagatgttataataacatacatatattttcataaaataactaatttagtttatccccttacctaattcctaaaaagctcctaaaataagcagtcccacacccatagggttccctgttcaacaccctgaaaatgacattttaaactaaacttcaatatttctacacgtactacgctttctacaactgtcaaaaggtcaaatactgagtagaaagtcttaccctgaatttgggatgaattccaaactcgtcccaccaacgatccgctctggcagacttgtagagaactttcccaagagtgtcgtggtagcttcagatcatcgaaccggtagAAAATCGGTCCGAGATCTTCGAGAGaactacttatacactggccctcgttgacgagccacgtcacctcgtcgacgaggtcatgaagacaactcgtcgacgaactctctcctcgtcgatgaaattcagaatcatccaaaacctctctcagtattttctcgtcgacaaagcacactttcgtcgacgagcctaataTGTTGcgttcgcgttcgtcgacgaatacttgCTGCCCCCTTTTATTTACTTTCctctctcttttattattatttaattaccattgttcttcgggtcattacaatgtTACTATGCTGATGGCTTAAGGATTTTCTATTCCTAATGTTTGTAATTTATGTTTAATGATATGCTACTATACCATGTGATGATTTGTAGAGtacattgttattattttgtACCCACTAGTATTTGGTTGTATATATGGGATGTCCCTTAAAATGTCTAAAGGTAGAAATTACCAAGGCGTTTGGTTAATATTTAAGTTCATAATTTCATGCATATGTACGTATATGTGTATAGGTGGATGAATGTATAAATGCAATCATATATATCCGCATAAGTACATGAATACATTTGAATGTTAGCATATAGGCACCTATAGCTACCTATGTTTTTTTAAAATTGGTAATATCATTAAAACAGGAGAACTCAAGCAAGATGTTTGGATTCCATGAACAAGACTGGAGATAAAGGCGAGGTTAAATCATCCTCCCAAatccaagaaaataaaagagaactCTTCCCAATATAAGGACCACCAACACCTCTGAAACATATGAGAACCCTGCAATTAAATAAGTAAGTCTTCCAAACAACCATAAGTGTGGTTTAATTGTGGATTTTTTGGGATTTAAtttaaaagtagacaaaataaGGAATAAGGATTCGATCATAAAAAAGGCCATGGAAATCAGTAAGGAAGTCAGGGTTAGACAGGAGGACTGTAGTTGGAGCTTTGCCGACTATTATAGAAATTGAGTTAATGATTATAAACCAATGAAGCAAACAACCTACAAGATGACCAACAAATAAAGATATGTTGGATACCAAGGAATACCCCATGACACAAGAGAGCCTCAGAGTTAAACTCTTAAATCGATTAAAATGCAATGAAACTCTTTCCGGTCCAAATTTGAGAGAGTGGGATAGAGTTTAAACCAATGGAAGAGACTAGAAACATATCTAGAGTGAATCTCAACGATTGAAAACGAGTGCAAAGCCCCAGAAGCTAAACCCTTGCCCTGCCCAAGCGCTCTCAAACCATTTAGCCGTCGGAAGCAGCTCCTCCGATCCTACAACCTAGATCTACcttcaatttaaaattaaatagaaCCACAGCACATTCTAATTGTTTAAACATaagtctttctctctctctcgcgtTCCAGCTCTGCTGATCTCTTTCTCTCGCTCTCTCTAACATCAAGAACTCCCTCGGCAGCCAAGCCTTTTAGAAACTCTCTCGCCAAAGTCTAACAAAGAGAAATCATGGAAGGTATGGCGTGGAATCTCGTTACGTTTgtatataatttctatttttttatttctttctcatcCAATTCTGTTTATATAGACCAATGGAAGAGACTAAAAACATACCAAGAATAGAGAATTCACTCTACCACTAGCCGCAGCTAATTTAAAAATACAAGGCCATAGCCAGAATGACTCAATCCATgcctaaattaattaaaatactCTCACAAATATTACTCCTTAGCCTGCCTTTATTAATGAAACCCAACAGCATATGCAATACAGCAGCAACCATTAATTTAGCCACGGCCACGTATACTGCAGAACGAAGTAAGCCTCGTAGTTATCGCTACCCCAGAAATAGAGGCCATCCTGGCGGGCAGCCCAAAAACACTTGTAATCGGGGCCAGTCTTGTTTTGGTCCCGGAGGCATCTCTTGCTGTCTCTTCCGGCGTTGAACACGGGGTACTGTGCCTTGTGCCCGTTGCTGAAAGTGAAATCGCAGTAATAAAGTGTATCTCCTAGAGGGGAGTAGTCATTGATAGTCCAATTCAGGTACTCTATGTAGCCCAGGTCGTGGACTCCGGTGTCGAAGTCTGAGTCGTACAATCTGCACTGAACATTCAGTCTCTTCTCCACGTCGCCCAGATCGTTAAATACGTACACATCGAAGGAGGAGGAAACCATGGAGCTTTGCATGGCCAATGCCGCCACTATTAGTACCAGCGCCGCCGTAGAAGAAGTACTGCGACTGCTGAAGACCCGCCTCATGTTAATCAAGTAGTGTTAATTGTGATGAATTGTACGTACGTACGTGATGATCGAGGCTAGCCCTCACCTTCCTACCTATATATACTCCCCTCCTCCTTCTCCAGCTGGCATCTCATTTGTGGAATTCATACACTAACTTCTTGAAATCAACTAATTAAGATGATTTCCAAATTAAATGAGGAAGTGCATGAACATATTCAAATGTATATTATGTTCATGTATTGGAAAGAGATTCATTAttagttaaaaattaaattaagtaatacaGCACTAAATATCTTTCCTATTTTGTTCTTTCTAAATTTTGTAACTTTGACCGCCTTTTAAagatttcttgttttgttgttttcTTTTAGGCCCAGCTTGAGATTTtattaggaaaagaaaagaaaagaaaattaagaaaaaaaaattatttttagtagtaagatttgaaaattaatatgACCTAAAcctcaaaaaataattataaaaatgatttgtatCATTTTTGGAAAGATATTGAAGTTTAGAAGTATGGTTTGAATTGAAATTTCAAGCCGAGCCGAAAATATCAACAGGAGGAAAGCCAAAACGACATGGGGGCTTTCAGATTTTGCAGTGTGAATGGGAACCAGGATGGAATCTTGGGGATTTCCAGTAGATATGAATGCAATAAAAAAGAGAGGATCTTTAACACTTTTAAAGTGATGTTTAGGCTTTACTCTTTACTTATCATCATTACCCTAATCATCTATTAATCAAACATTTTATTTCAACATCCCTTCTCCTTATGTCGTGTAAGCTTGATTCACCTTTTATTTAGACTCAACTCTAGAGTTCGGCCAAAACTGAATTATTTAAGTTTTCCTAACGAGTTGTACTCATTTGTTGGGCTATTGCATGGCCTCATGAACagtgctcgtcagttgggtctTGTTTGCCTAATGACTTGTGCTTATTTGCGGGGCTGCTGCATGACCTCACGAGCAGTGCTCGTCAGTTAGGCCTTGTCTGCCTAATGAGCTGTGTTCATTTGCTGGGCTGTTACATGGTCTCACAAGCAATGCTCATCAGTTGGACCttgtttgcctaatgagttgtgcttatttgCGAGGCTATT includes:
- the LOC131156057 gene encoding S-protein homolog 6-like — translated: MRRVFSSRSTSSTAALVLIVAALAMQSSMVSSSFDVYVFNDLGDVEKRLNVQCRLYDSDFDTGVHDLGYIEYLNWTINDYSPLGDTLYYCDFTFSNGHKAQYPVFNAGRDSKRCLRDQNKTGPDYKCFWAARQDGLYFWGSDNYEAYFVLQYTWPWLN